In Thermoanaerobaculia bacterium, the genomic stretch CGCATTCGAATTCGATCGAATCGCCGGAACGCTTCCCGTAACCGATCGCGGAATACTTCCCGCCGTAGGTGTCGCACCAGTGCGCGACGTACCGTCCGTCGCCGGCGTCGCCGATCAGCACGAGCGCCTCGTACTTCGGGGGACGCGCGACGTCCACCATGTGGACCTCGAGGAACCGGTGGTCGAGAACCCACCGGACGTCGACGGTGTTTCGGGCCTCGCCGCCGCGGATCTTCCGCGTGAGGTCCCACTTTCCCGCGAGGCTCCCGATAAACGGATCGCGAAACGCGTCTCCGGGCGGCTGCGCCGAGCCGCGGCCGGCCGCGAGGAACGCGACCATCGCGAGCACGGGGAGGATCTTCCTCGGGGCCCCCTCAGGCCTTCGCACGATTTTCCCTCCTCTTCTTCTGTTCGCCGCCGGCCTCGAGCGGCACGAACGTCGCCGCCTTGATCCGGTTCACGACGATGCTCGTCTCGAAACGGGCCACGTTCGGATTGTCGACGAAGAGCCTGCGCGCGAGCGCATCGTATTCGCGCATGTCGCGCGCGGTGACGACGAGCAGGAAATCCCCCCGGCCGGTGACGTGATAGCACTGCTGGACCTCGTCGGTCGCGAGCATCAGCCGGCGGAACTCGGAAAGGACGCGCTGGAGGGGCCGCTCGCCGATCGTGACCTCGACGATTGCCGTTACCCCTCTGCCCGCCGCCTCGGGAGACACGACCGCGACGTCGGCGACGATCGTCCCGTCTCCCCGCAGGCGCTTCAACCGTCGCTGCACGGCCGACGCGGAGATCCCCGTTTCCGCGGCGATCCGCTCCGCGGGCAGACGGTTGTTGCGCTGCACGATCTCCAGGATCCGGCGATCGAAGCAATCCATCGAGCGGAAGCTCCCGTGGAATTTCGCCGCCCCGGAGCTTCGGGGCGCGGATTTTCGTCGCGAGAGTAGCAAATTTCGGCGGATTTCGGCGTCGCCGTGCGGCTATCCTCCCCGGCGGAGAAAACGATGCAGAAATCGACGGCGGGTCTCCTCTTCGTGCTCGCGATCGCGCGGACCGCGCCGGCGCGAGCGGCCTCAGCGGAAGCCGGCGCGCTCGCGGGCGTCTGGGAAAGCGACCGGGTCTTCGGCCCGGAAGTCCGGGGCGCGCTCGCGCTCTCGCGCGGGCCCTCCGGATGGACGGCCTCGATCGGGCCGTTCACCGTCGCGGCACGTGAGGAGAACGGCGAGATCTCGTTCGGCCTCCCGGGAGACCGCGGCGCCTTCCGGGGCCGGCGGCGCGGCGCTGCGGTCGAGGGAAACTGGATTCAGCCGGTCAGCGTGACCGACGGCTGCCGCTACGCGACCCCCGTCGCGCTCGCGAAGATCTCCGGCGATGCTTACCGCGGTGAAGTGCGCCCGCTCGAAGATCGGCTGACGCTCGACCTCGTGATCCGGCGCGCGGCGGATGGCGCCGTCACGGCGTTCATCCGGAATCCGCAGCGAAACGCCGGCCTCAGGCTGGGCGCCCTCGCGGTGTCGAGGAGCGGCGACACGGTCACGCTCTCGCCCCCCTCGCGGCCGCCGATCGTCGGCCGCGCGCACGACGGCGGGAAATGGCTCTCCTTCGCGTTCCCCTTCGCCGACGGGACGTTCGACTTCACGCGCCGGGCCGCCGACGATGCGTTCGGCGTCGTCCCCCGCATTCCGCCGGCGGAAGGGGCTGCGCTCGCGCGGCCTCCGGAGACCCGCGACGGATGGAAGACGTCGACCCTGGCGGAGGCCGGGCTCGATCCCGCGCCCATCGAGGCGCTCGTGCGCGCGATCCTCGCCCGGCGGGCCGACTCGGTCCGCTCGCCGTCGGTTCAGTCGCTCCTGATTGCGCGCCACGGGAAGCTCGCGCTCGAGGAATATTTCGAGGGCTTCTCGCGCGAAGCGACCCACGACTGGCGATCCGCGTCGAAGAGCCTGACGTCGCTCCTCGCCGGCGTCGCGATCGACCATGGCGCGAAGTTCGGACCCGAGACGCCCGTCTACCCGCTCTTTCCCGGGGGGGACGCGCTCGTGCAGAAGAAACCGCGGCGCGCCCGGATCACAGTCGAGAACCTGCTCACGATGACGACCGGCTGGGCCTGCGACGACTACGACGATGCGTCTCCCGGCAACGAGGACACGATGCAGGAGCAGGCCGCGCAGCCCGACTGGTATCGGTTCGCGCTCGAGCTCCCGAGCATCGCGGAACCGGGCGGCCCGCGGTCATTCTATTGCTCGGCCGCGATGAATCTCGCCGGC encodes the following:
- a CDS encoding Lrp/AsnC family transcriptional regulator encodes the protein MDCFDRRILEIVQRNNRLPAERIAAETGISASAVQRRLKRLRGDGTIVADVAVVSPEAAGRGVTAIVEVTIGERPLQRVLSEFRRLMLATDEVQQCYHVTGRGDFLLVVTARDMREYDALARRLFVDNPNVARFETSIVVNRIKAATFVPLEAGGEQKKRRENRAKA
- a CDS encoding serine hydrolase encodes the protein MQKSTAGLLFVLAIARTAPARAASAEAGALAGVWESDRVFGPEVRGALALSRGPSGWTASIGPFTVAAREENGEISFGLPGDRGAFRGRRRGAAVEGNWIQPVSVTDGCRYATPVALAKISGDAYRGEVRPLEDRLTLDLVIRRAADGAVTAFIRNPQRNAGLRLGALAVSRSGDTVTLSPPSRPPIVGRAHDGGKWLSFAFPFADGTFDFTRRAADDAFGVVPRIPPAEGAALARPPETRDGWKTSTLAEAGLDPAPIEALVRAILARRADSVRSPSVQSLLIARHGKLALEEYFEGFSREATHDWRSASKSLTSLLAGVAIDHGAKFGPETPVYPLFPGGDALVQKKPRRARITVENLLTMTTGWACDDYDDASPGNEDTMQEQAAQPDWYRFALELPSIAEPGGPRSFYCSAAMNLAGGVIARAAGVRLEDEFHDGLAAPLGISRYHLNLMPDGAPYMAGGARLRPRDFLKFGQLILDGGTWNGRRVVSRDWIDRSVAPHASQSGKDDYGYGWHLGTLAAGGRAYRTIVAGGNGGELLVVVPELDLAVAITGGNYGDFRTWSKFEPEVVGGVVIPAIRR